The DNA segment TCCCACGTACCTACCCACAATGCAACAGAACAGCACTGAATTAACACTATGAATGTGGGCGAGGACTGCAGGACTACATCCCCTGtgcagagatggtcagagaggaACCAACGATCTGCTCCACCTATGGTTCCTTGGCAGATGCGCCATAGTGAGTACGAGCCATGAGGGGGAGACAGGAGTGGACGTCTTCTTCTGGAGATACAAGACACGACTATGGTCCCTCTGGTCCCGACTCATAAGACTCCTTCATATAAAGCAGCGCGGCCTCACAACAGACGCCAGAAATGAACGGATCAGCCACGGTACAAAGGCTGACGTAGCGGCATGCAACAAGGACAAGGCTGAGGACTCTACCGAGCCACGAGGGGCCTCCACACTAACAATCAAGTATAAATAgtcgggagggggaggggcagagagtcTGttccatcacacaggagagaatgaCCTCAAGTCAGTGCAATACGAGACGTCACAGGGGAGCGGAGGGGTCTTCATTAGCACCGTGAAGTAAAGGAGCACCTCAACTTGTCTCTGAGGGGGGTTCATGcccttaacacattggggcatgatggggggggggggtcggtaaTCATCTTTGGAAGGGGGTGACCCCATTAGTCCTCTCTGCCACTAGCGGAAACACCTTACATCATGGCACGTAGCGCCAGGTGGCTGTCTGGAGTATGTGTCCTCTGGTGGATGAGGAGGTGAGAACTTTGGCGGAAGCTCTTCCCACATTCGGCACAGGTGTACGGCCGCTCGCCCGTGTGGACCCTCTGATGAGTCACCAGAGACGAGTTGCGGCTGAAACACTTTCCACACTCGTTGCACACAAAGGGCTTCTCTCCGGTGTGGATGCGCTGGTGGATGACCAGGTAGGAGCTCTGGCTGAAGCTCTTGCCACACTCCTTGCAGGTGTAGCGCTTCTCTCCGCGATGGACCCGGTGGTGCCGGTTGTAGTCAGAACTGTGAATGAAGCCCTTCCCGCACTCAATGCAGATGTaaggcttctccccggtgtgggTGCGCTGGTGGGTCACCAGGGTGGAGTTACAGCTGAAGCTCTTCCCGCAGCGCAAACAGCTGTAGGGCTTCTCACCCGTGTGGATTCTCTGGTGCGTCACCAGTTGGGAGCTTCTCCGGAAACACTTTCCACAGTCGGTACAGCTGAAGGGCTTCTCGCCAGTGTGCGTCCGCTTGTGTCGGAGATACGCAGACTTGTACCGGCTGGTTTTCCCACATTCTACACAGATATATTTTTTGTCCTTTGAGTCTGTGTCCTGCAAGATTTTAATTGCCTTGAAGGCTTTTAGGCGTTGATCAGAGGCGTGTGAGCGCCCCCTAGGGGACCCCAGGTTCTCTCCATGGTCTTCAAAGGAAATCCCCTGGGTATCGTAAGTGAAAGAACTCTCCCCCATCTCGAAGGCTACGTCCTCCTCCACCCCTGACTCTCTACGGGACGACTCCCGCTCACTGGCCAAGCTCTGTAAATGGGCAATGATGGTGGACAGCTTGCTGGCCCCTCTACTGCTGGGGCCCGCTTTGGCGGATACACTGCGCGGGGAGTCGTCTTTCTTATCCAACTCAAAGAAACTTTCCTCACTTTCTTCTCCTGGAGCAGACGGGGAAATGTCGTCGCCGTGACAATCTAGAAGAACTCCACACTGCTGGATGTACAAGGCGCTCTCCTCCTCAGTCCCATTCATCGGCCCAAATGCATCTACAAGGAAAGTAGAAGTCAGGACTcatccctgctcgctcctcccccgccctcctccctgctcgctcctcccccgccctcctccctgctcgctcctcccccgccctcctccctgctcgctcctcccccgccctcctccctgctcgctcctcccccgccctcctccctgctcgctcct comes from the Engystomops pustulosus chromosome 5, aEngPut4.maternal, whole genome shotgun sequence genome and includes:
- the LOC140133884 gene encoding uncharacterized protein isoform X1; translated protein: MSERPGGEDVWDPCSSGDDSPIPYTDAFGPMNGTEEESALYIQQCGVLLDCHGDDISPSAPGEESEESFFELDKKDDSPRSVSAKAGPSSRGASKLSTIIAHLQSLASERESSRRESGVEEDVAFEMGESSFTYDTQGISFEDHGENLGSPRGRSHASDQRLKAFKAIKILQDTDSKDKKYICVECGKTSRYKSAYLRHKRTHTGEKPFSCTDCGKCFRRSSQLVTHQRIHTGEKPYSCLRCGKSFSCNSTLVTHQRTHTGEKPYICIECGKGFIHSSDYNRHHRVHRGEKRYTCKECGKSFSQSSYLVIHQRIHTGEKPFVCNECGKCFSRNSSLVTHQRVHTGERPYTCAECGKSFRQSSHLLIHQRTHTPDSHLALRAMM
- the LOC140133884 gene encoding uncharacterized protein isoform X2, whose product is MNAFGPMNGTEEESALYIQQCGVLLDCHGDDISPSAPGEESEESFFELDKKDDSPRSVSAKAGPSSRGASKLSTIIAHLQSLASERESSRRESGVEEDVAFEMGESSFTYDTQGISFEDHGENLGSPRGRSHASDQRLKAFKAIKILQDTDSKDKKYICVECGKTSRYKSAYLRHKRTHTGEKPFSCTDCGKCFRRSSQLVTHQRIHTGEKPYSCLRCGKSFSCNSTLVTHQRTHTGEKPYICIECGKGFIHSSDYNRHHRVHRGEKRYTCKECGKSFSQSSYLVIHQRIHTGEKPFVCNECGKCFSRNSSLVTHQRVHTGERPYTCAECGKSFRQSSHLLIHQRTHTPDSHLALRAMM